A genomic segment from Polyangium mundeleinium encodes:
- a CDS encoding 3'-5' exonuclease — MEGTGERPFSSEPGPIVAEELRLLARTQEALAEARGPRRGARPDGEGLRALRDEWNTAGEEDRPALLAQMHEERARLSRARVDTLPDPAAPYFAHLRVRVAGRVRDVLLGAAPLLDGKRGVTIVEWRKSPIAEVFFSCEEGEDYEIEVDGRVIEGKVEERRLLTFEGGALASITVPGGVLLHEGETWRFEPRAWAPRLVDPTSPRRTPETRNPFITLDAEQQALVDREPRAPLLVLGSAGSGKTTVALHRVAALRQRFPEVFPAKRMLVLVPEPGLRRLSERILEGLAVEGVFVRTFEDWIRAEARRVFSWLPHHEPPDPPFAASRLKRHPALFAAIDRLIDEGTSAIARKLDRLLGFRGALRKALEARDEPLLRDRLRAIEAGLARETTGEKGRLLREALAEEQDKLARVRGDHRRLVGDRALLARAVEASEGDLPAGIVEQVAAHTKQQLAMTSEEAYAHVDADRLATLDGRTLDAGTPEETSGTVDVEDYALLFELLHRRTGASATRAGALSRYAHIVLDEAQELAPIELRVIGRALDPEGSVTVAGDAAQRIDRSGHFRSWEAVMEALAVRSEPAFLETSYRSPRPVVEFAHVILGADAPAEVPRAPREGADVLRTITAGEGHAASVLCEALRHLRADDPYASVAVIARDEPSARAVHEAVSRGMPCRLVRDGDFSFGPGIEVTEVSEVKGLEFDYVIIPDASAKVWPDAPEHRRALHVAVTRAMRRVWIVSPGEPSPILPSEEELRRLGKLHR; from the coding sequence ATGGAAGGTACGGGCGAACGGCCCTTTTCCAGCGAACCCGGGCCTATTGTCGCCGAGGAGCTCCGGCTCCTCGCGCGGACACAAGAGGCCCTCGCAGAGGCGCGAGGCCCTCGCAGAGGCGCGCGGCCGGACGGGGAGGGCCTGCGCGCGCTCCGGGACGAATGGAACACGGCAGGAGAAGAGGATAGGCCGGCGCTGCTCGCGCAAATGCACGAGGAGCGGGCACGGCTTTCGCGGGCGCGCGTGGACACGCTGCCAGATCCGGCGGCGCCTTATTTCGCGCATCTGCGCGTCCGCGTGGCGGGCCGCGTCCGAGACGTGCTGCTCGGCGCGGCGCCGCTGCTCGACGGCAAGCGCGGCGTCACGATCGTGGAATGGCGAAAATCGCCGATCGCCGAGGTGTTTTTCTCGTGCGAGGAGGGCGAGGACTACGAGATCGAGGTGGATGGCCGTGTCATCGAGGGCAAAGTCGAAGAGCGGCGCCTCTTGACGTTCGAGGGCGGGGCGCTCGCGAGCATCACCGTCCCGGGCGGCGTGCTGCTGCACGAGGGGGAGACCTGGCGCTTCGAGCCACGCGCATGGGCCCCGCGGCTCGTGGATCCCACGTCGCCGCGGCGGACGCCGGAGACACGCAATCCGTTCATCACGCTCGACGCCGAGCAGCAGGCCCTCGTCGATCGGGAGCCACGCGCGCCGCTGCTCGTGCTCGGCTCGGCCGGCTCGGGAAAAACCACGGTGGCGCTGCACCGCGTGGCCGCGCTGCGCCAGCGGTTCCCGGAGGTCTTTCCGGCCAAACGTATGCTCGTGCTCGTGCCCGAGCCGGGGCTCCGTCGTTTGTCCGAGCGGATCCTGGAAGGGCTCGCCGTGGAGGGCGTCTTCGTCCGCACGTTCGAGGACTGGATCCGCGCCGAGGCACGCCGCGTGTTTTCGTGGTTGCCGCACCATGAGCCGCCGGATCCGCCGTTCGCAGCGAGCCGCCTCAAGCGGCATCCCGCGCTTTTCGCGGCGATCGATCGGCTGATCGACGAGGGCACGAGCGCGATCGCGCGCAAGCTCGACCGCCTGCTCGGCTTCCGCGGCGCGCTCCGGAAGGCGCTCGAAGCGCGGGACGAGCCCCTCCTGCGAGACCGGCTGCGGGCGATCGAGGCGGGGTTGGCGCGAGAAACGACCGGCGAGAAGGGGCGGCTCCTCCGCGAGGCGCTCGCCGAGGAGCAGGACAAACTCGCGCGGGTGCGGGGGGATCACCGCCGGCTCGTCGGGGATCGGGCGCTGCTCGCGCGCGCGGTCGAGGCGTCGGAGGGCGATCTTCCCGCGGGGATCGTGGAGCAGGTCGCGGCGCACACGAAGCAGCAGCTCGCGATGACGAGCGAGGAGGCCTATGCGCACGTGGACGCGGACAGGCTCGCCACGCTCGATGGGCGGACGCTCGACGCCGGCACGCCCGAGGAGACGTCGGGCACGGTGGACGTGGAGGATTATGCGCTCCTCTTCGAATTGCTCCACCGCCGGACGGGCGCGAGCGCGACGCGGGCCGGAGCGTTGTCGCGATATGCGCACATCGTGCTCGACGAGGCCCAGGAGCTCGCGCCGATCGAGCTCCGCGTGATTGGGCGCGCGCTCGATCCCGAGGGGAGCGTGACGGTGGCCGGGGATGCGGCGCAGCGGATCGATCGGTCGGGCCATTTCCGCTCGTGGGAGGCCGTGATGGAGGCGCTCGCCGTGCGGAGCGAGCCGGCATTCCTGGAGACGTCGTACCGCTCGCCGCGGCCCGTCGTGGAATTTGCCCACGTGATCCTCGGCGCCGACGCGCCCGCGGAGGTGCCGCGCGCGCCGCGGGAAGGCGCGGACGTGCTGCGGACGATCACGGCCGGCGAGGGGCACGCTGCGTCGGTCCTTTGCGAGGCACTGCGGCACTTGCGCGCCGACGATCCCTATGCCTCCGTGGCGGTGATCGCGCGCGACGAGCCTTCCGCGCGGGCCGTGCACGAGGCCGTCTCCCGAGGCATGCCGTGCCGCCTCGTGCGGGACGGGGATTTTTCGTTCGGGCCGGGGATCGAGGTGACCGAGGTCTCCGAGGTGAAGGGGCTCGAGTTCGATTATGTGATCATCCCGGACGCGAGCGCGAAGGTTTGGCCGGACGCTCCCGAGCATCGGCGAGCGCTCCACGTGGCCGTGACGCGCGCGATGCGGCGGGTGTGGATTGTCTCGCCGGGGGAGCCTTCGCCGATCTTGCCTTCAGAAGAGGAGCTTCGCCGCCTCGGTAAGCTCCACCGGTGA